The Methanobrevibacter sp. genome contains a region encoding:
- a CDS encoding oligosaccharide repeat unit polymerase family protein, giving the protein MNFNFKDKLFDLFHPLIIVALVILFILIAMPMWYFYKQIPAPNMDLYIYIAVGLSFFILGIYASNYLMKNKFVLPNKNSINPQKLSLFEKYSKNELILVGLVLFGIILQIVNLVYLGGIPLFSATLKARATTKIWLVSYIIFMPFINILLAKYNRKSHYILLLVGAFLFVLTGYRTTPIAIMLSALITLYYTRDIDFKYILLAIISIAVVLIVVGFIAVQAISWQHWTLNPLELVSHRAAFTLDIFSTAIQNQFQTGGSLFYSTLTGFFTHVDPRVIVGNVTTGREHSITATIFGPAILDFGIIGMIIQMFILGLILKTLHAIQNHKKRVTSAFYGILLAQTIIWIETGPTDIVVWLFYLIGICIIIKNLRGSTDDI; this is encoded by the coding sequence ATGAATTTCAATTTTAAAGATAAGCTATTTGATTTGTTCCATCCGTTAATCATTGTTGCATTGGTAATCCTATTCATATTAATTGCCATGCCTATGTGGTATTTTTACAAGCAGATTCCTGCCCCAAATATGGATTTATACATATATATTGCAGTGGGGCTTTCGTTTTTTATCTTGGGAATATATGCCAGCAATTATCTGATGAAAAATAAATTTGTCTTGCCAAATAAAAATTCAATAAATCCCCAAAAATTATCATTGTTCGAAAAGTATTCAAAAAACGAATTGATTCTAGTGGGACTGGTTTTATTTGGAATAATCCTGCAGATAGTCAATCTTGTCTATCTGGGAGGCATTCCACTTTTTTCTGCAACATTGAAAGCTAGGGCAACTACCAAAATTTGGCTTGTTTCATATATAATATTCATGCCGTTCATCAATATCCTACTTGCAAAATACAACAGAAAATCCCATTATATCTTATTGTTAGTAGGTGCATTTCTGTTTGTCCTGACAGGTTACAGGACAACTCCAATTGCAATAATGCTATCCGCTCTAATCACATTGTACTATACAAGAGATATTGACTTCAAATACATTTTATTGGCTATCATATCGATTGCGGTCGTTCTTATAGTGGTTGGATTTATAGCTGTCCAAGCCATCAGCTGGCAGCATTGGACCTTAAACCCGCTGGAGCTGGTGTCACATAGGGCTGCATTTACATTGGATATATTTTCCACTGCTATCCAGAATCAGTTTCAAACAGGTGGAAGTCTTTTCTACTCTACTTTAACAGGATTTTTCACACATGTCGATCCAAGAGTCATAGTCGGAAATGTTACAACCGGGAGGGAACATTCAATCACTGCCACCATATTCGGTCCCGCCATACTTGATTTTGGAATAATCGGAATGATTATACAGATGTTTATATTGGGTTTGATTTTAAAAACATTGCATGCCATACAGAATCACAAAAAAAGAGTTACAAGTGCATTTTATGGAATTTTACTTGCACAGACCATTATATGGATTGAAACAGGACCGACAGATATAGTAGTTTGGCTATTCTATTTGATTGGTATCTGCATTATCATTAAAAATTTAAGAGGTTCAACTGATGATATCTAA